In one window of Acaryochloris thomasi RCC1774 DNA:
- a CDS encoding WD40 repeat domain-containing protein — MKSQVSRKQAKSVWPLMNLIVAIALFGVGGVIWQGIGLRWSVTGLQSSQSPAFSAKAVESIPAALTFDNQGTWVYAIVVSPDGSTLVSGGYDGQLKWWNLKTGSLIRTTRGHADAIASLAISNNGQTLVSGSWDNRIKIWDLKTGHLQRTLRHDDDVKAVALSPNGNLLASGGTDKTLQIWDLTTGQPLHRMTTDTWIQSVDFHPAGGQVACGSQSGQINIWQLSQHRKPQLSQTLMGHQEAVGTVQFSPDGQTLASGSTDRTIKLWDVHQGRLLKGLAGHMAPVRSVAFSPDGKTLASSSHDTTVKLWNIQTGNILGRLTEHRQAVWTVAFSPDGQRVASGSSDATIKLAPIQHLTRALKASYPLKHRAPNGPEIGSRDL, encoded by the coding sequence ATGAAATCTCAAGTCTCTCGAAAGCAGGCCAAATCGGTATGGCCGCTCATGAATCTAATTGTTGCCATTGCACTCTTCGGGGTCGGTGGCGTGATTTGGCAGGGAATCGGGTTGCGATGGTCGGTCACCGGCCTTCAGTCTTCGCAAAGTCCGGCTTTCTCGGCAAAAGCTGTCGAGTCCATTCCCGCTGCTCTCACTTTCGATAATCAAGGCACCTGGGTTTACGCCATCGTCGTTAGCCCAGATGGCTCTACTCTTGTCAGTGGAGGCTACGACGGCCAGCTCAAGTGGTGGAACTTAAAAACAGGCTCACTCATTCGGACAACTCGAGGGCATGCAGACGCCATTGCCTCCCTGGCAATTAGCAACAACGGTCAAACTCTTGTTAGCGGCAGTTGGGACAATCGCATCAAGATTTGGGATCTAAAAACAGGACATCTGCAGCGGACCCTGCGGCACGATGATGATGTCAAGGCAGTTGCCCTCAGCCCAAACGGCAATCTTTTGGCCAGCGGAGGTACTGATAAGACACTGCAAATTTGGGACCTCACCACAGGTCAACCTCTTCATCGCATGACAACAGATACTTGGATTCAATCAGTGGACTTCCATCCTGCAGGTGGTCAGGTGGCCTGCGGGAGCCAAAGTGGTCAAATCAATATCTGGCAACTGTCTCAACACCGTAAACCTCAGCTTTCACAAACTCTGATGGGGCATCAAGAAGCAGTTGGAACCGTTCAATTTAGTCCTGATGGTCAGACCTTAGCCAGTGGCAGTACGGACAGAACTATCAAATTATGGGATGTCCACCAGGGCAGACTCCTCAAAGGTTTGGCTGGTCATATGGCCCCGGTTCGATCCGTTGCCTTTAGTCCCGATGGCAAAACCCTGGCGAGCAGTAGTCATGACACCACCGTCAAGCTGTGGAATATACAAACGGGCAATATCTTGGGCCGATTGACAGAACATCGCCAAGCAGTGTGGACTGTTGCCTTTAGTCCCGATGGACAGCGGGTGGCGAGCGGCAGCAGCGATGCCACGATTAAGTTAGCACCCATCCAGCACCTGACGCGTGCGCTTAAAGCCAGTTACCCACTAAAACATAGGGCGCCCAATGGGCCGGAGATCGGTAGTCGGGATCTTTGA
- a CDS encoding ferric reductase-like transmembrane domain-containing protein → MIMIDSPPIENSLGFLALVSYVITLMPSIARVVFPKSKKSLLPKLLLKKRRLIGVLAFLFAFLHGWLLIHKRHIDFADLKTSWVYSQGIATMVIFTLLAATSNDWSVKALKKNWKQLHRLTYIAMFLLTWHVWDKMSGHWTYITPISMAAILTITTLYIIRLWRERKTLNQ, encoded by the coding sequence ATGATTATGATTGACTCTCCACCTATTGAGAATTCCTTAGGATTCTTAGCACTGGTTAGCTACGTCATTACGCTAATGCCGAGTATTGCTCGCGTTGTCTTCCCGAAGTCTAAGAAATCGCTCCTGCCTAAGTTGTTACTCAAAAAACGCCGTTTAATCGGCGTTTTAGCGTTCTTGTTCGCTTTTTTGCATGGCTGGCTACTGATCCACAAACGACATATTGATTTTGCCGATCTCAAGACCTCTTGGGTTTACTCTCAAGGGATTGCCACAATGGTCATCTTTACCTTGCTAGCAGCAACCTCAAATGATTGGAGCGTCAAAGCTCTAAAAAAGAACTGGAAACAGCTTCATCGGCTCACTTATATCGCAATGTTTCTTTTGACTTGGCATGTGTGGGACAAAATGTCAGGGCACTGGACATATATTACGCCGATTAGCATGGCAGCAATTTTGACAATCACCACTTTATACATAATTCGTCTATGGCGAGAACGTAAGACTCTCAATCAATAG